One Dromiciops gliroides isolate mDroGli1 chromosome 3, mDroGli1.pri, whole genome shotgun sequence DNA segment encodes these proteins:
- the RPAIN gene encoding RPA-interacting protein isoform X1, with protein sequence MEEAAAGQGRRALHKRPGGPPWKEMYRQRCVQRMKSSRARLLDKYRRVGEAHVGLMAQEVMEEEWLALQVTHASLVAQRHIETFAQVEDPEELAVLEEIQQELMSQEQAFIEEYERSLQFDDECLGALLEGLQTNRLICPVCTRFNLTVVRGVVLCQCGLRLFSQAPELTEQTFRALLEDSVNRHSEFCAHRPEFSIASGAEENPTLFLSCPVCDTWTVLL encoded by the exons ATGGAGGAGGCAGCGGCGGGGCAGGGACGACGCGCGCTTCATAAGCGTCCTGGGGGCCCGCCGTGGAAGGAGATGTATCGGCAG CGATGTGTGCAGAGAATGAAAAGTAGCCGGGCCCGGCTCCTGGACAAGTATCGCCGAGTGGGAGAAGCTCACGTGGGCCTCATGGCCCAGGAGGTGATGGAGGAAGAGTGGCTCGCCTTACAGGTTACACATGCGAGCCTGGTGGCCCAGAGGCACATCGAGACTTTTGCACAG GTGGAGGACCCTGAGGAACTCGCTGTCTTGGAGGAAATCCAGCAGGAGCTGATGAGTCAAG aaCAAGCCTTCATTGAGGAGTATGAAAGAAGCCTGCAATTTGACGACGAGTGTCTCGGAGCTCTGCTGGAGGGGCTGCAGACAAACAGGCTCATCTGCCCTGTGTGCACAAG GTTCAACCTGACTGTTGTGAGAGGTGTGGTCTTGTGTCAGTGTGGCCTCCGTCTCTTCTCTCAG GCTCCAGAGCTGACAGAACAGACCTTCAGAGCCCTCTTAGAGGATAGTGTGAACAGGCACAGTGAATTCTGTGCCCACAGACCTGAGTTTTCCATTGCCAGTGGAGCAGAAGAAAACCCCACTCTTTTCCTAAGCTGCCCG GTCTGTGATACTTGGACTGTGCTTCTCTGA
- the RPAIN gene encoding RPA-interacting protein isoform X2, whose protein sequence is MEEAAAGQGRRALHKRPGGPPWKEMYRQRCVQRMKSSRARLLDKYRRVGEAHVGLMAQEVMEEEWLALQVTHASLVAQRHIETFAQVEDPEELAVLEEIQQELMSQEQAFIEEYERSLQFDDECLGALLEGLQTNRLICPVCTRFNLTVVRGVVLCQCGLRLFSQVCDTWTVLL, encoded by the exons ATGGAGGAGGCAGCGGCGGGGCAGGGACGACGCGCGCTTCATAAGCGTCCTGGGGGCCCGCCGTGGAAGGAGATGTATCGGCAG CGATGTGTGCAGAGAATGAAAAGTAGCCGGGCCCGGCTCCTGGACAAGTATCGCCGAGTGGGAGAAGCTCACGTGGGCCTCATGGCCCAGGAGGTGATGGAGGAAGAGTGGCTCGCCTTACAGGTTACACATGCGAGCCTGGTGGCCCAGAGGCACATCGAGACTTTTGCACAG GTGGAGGACCCTGAGGAACTCGCTGTCTTGGAGGAAATCCAGCAGGAGCTGATGAGTCAAG aaCAAGCCTTCATTGAGGAGTATGAAAGAAGCCTGCAATTTGACGACGAGTGTCTCGGAGCTCTGCTGGAGGGGCTGCAGACAAACAGGCTCATCTGCCCTGTGTGCACAAG GTTCAACCTGACTGTTGTGAGAGGTGTGGTCTTGTGTCAGTGTGGCCTCCGTCTCTTCTCTCAG GTCTGTGATACTTGGACTGTGCTTCTCTGA